A window of the Helianthus annuus cultivar XRQ/B chromosome 4, HanXRQr2.0-SUNRISE, whole genome shotgun sequence genome harbors these coding sequences:
- the LOC110937891 gene encoding beta-amylase 2, chloroplastic isoform X2 — translation MVREARSRHPKQSLLNNRMLHVDRSCSKKRRLTQQRCHTSSDQDAWDFTGTPYVPVYVKLPLGIINMECELVDPDGLRKQLETLKSVDVDGVMVDTWWGIVEANNPQQYNWKGYKQLFSIVRELGLKLQVVMSFHEARDDDVRIPLPKWIKKIGLENDNIYFTDGDGSVNTECLTWGIDEEPVLRGRTAVEVYFEYMQSFQDEFSEFFNTRSISRIQIGLGARGELRYPSNHVKNGWKYPGIGEFQCYDEYLRKCLKKAAEAIGIPKWGSPPDGAGSYNDEPEDTDFFCKCGDYNRPYGRFFLNWYSQYLIDHGDRVLTKAKLAFGDTPVSVKLPGIYWWYETNSHAAEMTAGYYNSVTRDGYAPIASMLKKHEAALNFTCVDLSTVDEQKDFPEAKVDPEGLVCQLQVKMHFHAMIVKSTTRY, via the exons cGGTCGTGTTCCAAAAAGAGGCGTTTAACACAACAAAGATGTCATACCTCGTCTGATCAGGAT GCTTGGGATTTCACTGGCACACCGTATGTTCCTGTTTATGTTAAGCTACCG TTGGGGATCATTAACATGGAGTGTGAGCTGGTTGATCCTGATGGCCTTAGGAAACAACTAGAAACACTCAAGTCGGTTGATGTTGATGGGGTAATGGTTGATACATGGTGGGGAATTGTTGAGGCCAACAATCCCCAACAGTACAACTGGAAAGGTTACAAGCAACTCTTTTCGATTGTGCGTGAGTTGGGTCTTAAGTTACAG GTTGTGATGTCATTTCATGAAGCTCGTGATGATGACGTTCGTATTCCATTACCTAAATGGATTAAAAAGATTGGTCTAGAGAACGACAATATCTATTTCACAGACGGAGATGGAAGCGTAAACACTGAATGCCTTACTTGGGGAATTGACGAGGAGCCTGTTTTGCGAGGCCGTACTGCTGTTGAG GTATACTTTGAGTATATGCAAAGCTTTCAGGATGAATTTAGTGAATTCTTCAACACTAGAAGCATTTCCAGGATTCAAATTGGATTAGGGGCTCGTGGAGAATTGCGTTACCCGTCCAACCATGTAAAAAATGGTTGGAAATATCCTGGTATCGGTGAATTCCAG TGCTATGATGAATACCTACGTAAGTGTCTTAAGAAAGCCGCAGAAGCAATAGGAATTCCAAAGTGGGGTAGCCCACCTGATGGTGCGGGCTCTTATAATGACGAACCTGAGGATACCGATTTCTTTTGTAAATGTGGTGATTACAATAGACCGTATGGCAGATTTTTTCTGAATTGGTACTCCCAGTATCTCATTGATCATGGCGACAGGGTACTAACCAAGGCCAAATTGGCCTTTGGAGATACTCCCGTTTCTGTGAAA TTACCAGGCATTTATTGGTGGTACGAAACTAACAGCCATGCAGCTGAAATGACAGCTGGATATTACAACTCGGTCACCCGTGATGGATATGCTCCAATTGCTTCAATGTTAAAGAAGCATGAAGCTGCTTTAAACTTCACATGTGTTGATCTGTCTACAGTAGACGAACAAAAAGACTTTCCGGAAGCAAAGGTTGATCCTGAAGGGTTAGTTTGCCAG TTGCAGGTGAAAATGCACTTCCATGCTATGATAGTGAAGAGTACGACAAGATATTAG
- the LOC110937891 gene encoding beta-amylase 2, chloroplastic isoform X1 translates to MVREARSRHPKQSLLNNRMLHVDRSCSKKRRLTQQRCHTSSDQDAWDFTGTPYVPVYVKLPLGIINMECELVDPDGLRKQLETLKSVDVDGVMVDTWWGIVEANNPQQYNWKGYKQLFSIVRELGLKLQVVMSFHEARDDDVRIPLPKWIKKIGLENDNIYFTDGDGSVNTECLTWGIDEEPVLRGRTAVEVYFEYMQSFQDEFSEFFNTRSISRIQIGLGARGELRYPSNHVKNGWKYPGIGEFQCYDEYLRKCLKKAAEAIGIPKWGSPPDGAGSYNDEPEDTDFFCKCGDYNRPYGRFFLNWYSQYLIDHGDRVLTKAKLAFGDTPVSVKLPGIYWWYETNSHAAEMTAGYYNSVTRDGYAPIASMLKKHEAALNFTCVDLSTVDEQKDFPEAKVDPEGLVCQVLNAAWDAGIPVAGENALPCYDSEEYDKILEHVKPRNVPGFMRLSAFTYDRLNQDLLEEDNLKEFQLFVKRMHGEDEEDL, encoded by the exons cGGTCGTGTTCCAAAAAGAGGCGTTTAACACAACAAAGATGTCATACCTCGTCTGATCAGGAT GCTTGGGATTTCACTGGCACACCGTATGTTCCTGTTTATGTTAAGCTACCG TTGGGGATCATTAACATGGAGTGTGAGCTGGTTGATCCTGATGGCCTTAGGAAACAACTAGAAACACTCAAGTCGGTTGATGTTGATGGGGTAATGGTTGATACATGGTGGGGAATTGTTGAGGCCAACAATCCCCAACAGTACAACTGGAAAGGTTACAAGCAACTCTTTTCGATTGTGCGTGAGTTGGGTCTTAAGTTACAG GTTGTGATGTCATTTCATGAAGCTCGTGATGATGACGTTCGTATTCCATTACCTAAATGGATTAAAAAGATTGGTCTAGAGAACGACAATATCTATTTCACAGACGGAGATGGAAGCGTAAACACTGAATGCCTTACTTGGGGAATTGACGAGGAGCCTGTTTTGCGAGGCCGTACTGCTGTTGAG GTATACTTTGAGTATATGCAAAGCTTTCAGGATGAATTTAGTGAATTCTTCAACACTAGAAGCATTTCCAGGATTCAAATTGGATTAGGGGCTCGTGGAGAATTGCGTTACCCGTCCAACCATGTAAAAAATGGTTGGAAATATCCTGGTATCGGTGAATTCCAG TGCTATGATGAATACCTACGTAAGTGTCTTAAGAAAGCCGCAGAAGCAATAGGAATTCCAAAGTGGGGTAGCCCACCTGATGGTGCGGGCTCTTATAATGACGAACCTGAGGATACCGATTTCTTTTGTAAATGTGGTGATTACAATAGACCGTATGGCAGATTTTTTCTGAATTGGTACTCCCAGTATCTCATTGATCATGGCGACAGGGTACTAACCAAGGCCAAATTGGCCTTTGGAGATACTCCCGTTTCTGTGAAA TTACCAGGCATTTATTGGTGGTACGAAACTAACAGCCATGCAGCTGAAATGACAGCTGGATATTACAACTCGGTCACCCGTGATGGATATGCTCCAATTGCTTCAATGTTAAAGAAGCATGAAGCTGCTTTAAACTTCACATGTGTTGATCTGTCTACAGTAGACGAACAAAAAGACTTTCCGGAAGCAAAGGTTGATCCTGAAGGGTTAGTTTGCCAG GTGCTGAATGCTGCATGGGATGCTGGTATACCAGTTGCAGGTGAAAATGCACTTCCATGCTATGATAGTGAAGAGTACGACAAGATATTAGAACATGTAAAACCAAGAAATGTTCCAGGTTTTATGCGTTTGTCTGCTTTTACCTACGATAGGCTCAATCAAGATCTCCTTGAAGAAGACAACTTAAAGGAATTTCAACTGTTTGTCAAGAGAATGCACG GTGAGGATGAGGAGGATCTTTAA